One region of Triticum aestivum cultivar Chinese Spring chromosome 6B, IWGSC CS RefSeq v2.1, whole genome shotgun sequence genomic DNA includes:
- the LOC123138477 gene encoding ubiquitin-like protein ATG12 isoform X1, whose protein sequence is MAASEAEQKVVVHVRSAGNAPILKQDKFKISGRDKFLRVIEFLRRQLHQDTLVGIYSREFDANLIHDTLSLTVFYVAHSLSMSTVRFLQAQTS, encoded by the exons ATGGCGGCCTCCGAGGCTGAGCAGAAAG TCGTGGTGCACGTCCGCTCGGCCGGCAACGCGCCGATACTGAAGCAAGACAAGTTCAAG ATTTCAGGACGAGATAAATTCTTGAGGGTTATTGAATTTCTTCGTCGACAACTTCATCAGGATACACTGGTAGGAATATATAGTCGTGAATTTGATGCAAATTTAATCCATGACACCCTTTCACTGACAGTTTTCTATGTTGCCCACAGTTTGTCTATGTCAACAGTTCGTTTTCTCCAAGCCCAGACGAGCTGA
- the LOC123138477 gene encoding ubiquitin-like protein ATG12 isoform X2: MAASEAEQKVVVHVRSAGNAPILKQDKFKISGRDKFLRVIEFLRRQLHQDTLFVYVNSSFSPSPDELIIDLYNNFAIDGKLVVNYALSAAWG; this comes from the exons ATGGCGGCCTCCGAGGCTGAGCAGAAAG TCGTGGTGCACGTCCGCTCGGCCGGCAACGCGCCGATACTGAAGCAAGACAAGTTCAAG ATTTCAGGACGAGATAAATTCTTGAGGGTTATTGAATTTCTTCGTCGACAACTTCATCAGGATACACTG TTTGTCTATGTCAACAGTTCGTTTTCTCCAAGCCCAGACGAGCTGATAATTGACTTGTATAAT AATTTTGCAATAGACGGGAAGCTTGTGGTAAACTATGCTTTATCGGCAGCGTGGGGTTAA
- the LOC123138475 gene encoding replication protein A 70 kDa DNA-binding subunit A (The sequence of the model RefSeq protein was modified relative to this genomic sequence to represent the inferred CDS: added 19 bases not found in genome assembly) has translation MASARLAPNGVGAALAGDTNLRPTVQVVNLRCVNVDGKGTPRSDRWRGLVSDGAETCPAMFAGQLSDLARSGLIRGGSVVQLDEYVINMVGGRRVIVVLNLTVLLAECDIIGNPVITPESESSNQNNPRVEQFNGTRQYGLAAGNPSPTRPNGNVPVFQPSVAGNSLNTPTRLSDKSPVFQPTAQPSYRPAPSYKNQGAIAKNEAPARIIPISSLNPYQGRWAIKGRVTAKGDIRRYHNAKGEGKVFNFDLLDSDGGEIRVACFNTQLDRFYEVVEVGKVYVVSRGNLKPVQRNYNHLNSEWEIMLERDSSVDLCPDENSSIPSQQYNFRPISEIEDTPTGTILDIIGVAISVSPSTTIQKKNGTETLKRIIGLKDMSGRSVDLTMWGDFCNREGSQLQEMVERGVFPVLGVKTGRVNDFNGKCVGTISSSQLLIDPDLSEAHTLRQWFDGGGRDASTQSISRDHTPAASRNEVRMTVAKIKDDGLGMGDKPDWVTVKASIIFFKSDNFCYTACPTKEGDRQCNKKVTKGTSGLWVCDKCDKEFPECDYRYLLQLQIQDHSGTTWVTAFQETAQELLGCSALELVTYKENGDPRFAETMLSCLFKDYLLRLKVKEETYSDERRVKNTLVKVERFDPAAESRYLLDLLSRSVASY, from the exons CCCCGAACGGCGTGGGGGCGGCGCTGGCGGGGGACACGAACCTCAGGCCCACCGTGCAGGTCGTCAACCTGCGCTGCGTCAACGTCGACGGCAAGGGCACGCCCCGGAGCGACCGGTGGCGCGGCCTCGTCTCCGACGGCGCCGAGACCTGTCCCGCGATGTTCGCCGGCCAGCTCAGCGACCTCGCGCGCTCCGGGCTCATCCGCGGCGGCTCCGTCGTGCAGCTCGACGAGTACGTCATCAACATGGTCGGCGGCAGAAG GGTTATCGTCGTTCTGAATTTGACAGTTCTTCTCGCGGAGTGTGACATCATTGGCAATCCAGTGATTACTCCAGAAAGTGAATCTTCTAATCAAAACAACCCAAGAGTGGAGCAATTTAACGGAACACGTCAATATGGTTTGGCGGCAGGAAACCCAAGTCCCACAAGGCCCAATGGCAATGTTCCAGTCTTCCAACCTTCGGTGGCAGGAAACTCCTTGAACACACCCACCAGGCTCAGTGACAAATCTCCAGTCTTCCAGCCAACAGCACAGCCATCTTATCGTCCTGCACCCAGTTACAAAAATCAAGGAGCAATTGCGAAAAATGAAGCCCCTGCTAGAATAATCCCCATATCTTCTTTAAATCCTTATCAGGGCCGCTGGGCTATCAAGGGTAGAGTTACTGCAAAGGGAGACATCCGCCGGTACCACAATGCAAAAGGTGAAGGCAAAGTGTTCAACTTTGACCTGCTTGATTCTGATGGGGGTGAGATACGGGTGGCATGTTTCAACACTCAACTTGATCGCTTCTATGAAGTTGTGGAAGTTGGTAAGGTCTATGTGGTATCAAGAGGAAACTTGAAACCTGTACAGAGGAACTATAACCATCTGAACAGCGAGTGGGAGATTATGTTGGAGAGAGATTCATCAGTGGATCTTTGTCCTGATGAGAACAGCTCAATTCCCTCTCAGCAGTATAACTTCAGACCAATCAGTGAAATTGAGGATACTCCGACCGGTACTATACTTGATATCATAGGTGTTGCTATCTCTGTCAGTCCTTCCACAAcaatacagaagaaaaatggcacgGAAACTCTAAAAAGAATTATTGGCCTGAAGGATATGTCTGGTCGAAGTGTTGATCTAACCATGTGGGGTGACTTTTGCAACAGAGAAGGCTCACAGCTGCAAGAAATGGTTGAACGCGGGGTCTTCCCCGTGTTGGGTGTCAAAACAGGAAGAGTGAATGATTTCAATGGCAAGTGTGTCGGCACAATTTCTTCCTCTCAACTCCTCATAGACCCTGATCTCTCTGAAGCTCATACTCTGAGGCAATGGTTCGACGGTGGAGGAAGGGATGCTTCTACTCAGTCCATATCGAGGGATCACACTCCTGCAGCATCAAGGAACGAGGTCCGAATGACAGTTGCTAAAATCAAGGACGATGGTCTTGGAATGGGAGACAAACCTGATTGGGTTACGGTGAAAGCCTCCATTATATTCTTCAAGAGCGACAACTTCTGCTACACAGCTTGCCCTACCAAGGAAGGTGACCGGCAGTGCAATAAGAAAGTGACAAAGGGGACCTCTGGCTTGTGGGTGTGTGACAAATGCGACAAGGAGTTTCCAGAGTGTGACTACAGGTATCTTCTGCAGCTTCAGATTCAAGATCACTCGGGAACAACTTGGGTGACAGCGTTTCAGGAGACCGCGCAAGAGTTACTAGGCTGCTCGGCGCTAGAGCTCGTCACATACAAAGAGAATGGAGACCCTCGTTTTGCAGAGACCATGCTCAGCTGTTTGTTCAAGGATTACCTGCTCAGGCTGAAAGTCAAAGAAGAAACGTACAGCGACGAGCGGAGAGTGAAGAACACATTGGTCAAAGTGGAGAGGTTTGATCCTGCTGCCGAAAGTAGATATCTGCTCGATTTACTTTCAAGGTCGGTGGCATCATATTGA